The window GGGCGCTGACCTGGCTCGGCTATGCCGGCACCCTCGAATGGCAACCGACCCGCCGGCGCTGGTGGAACGGCGTGCAACTCGCCCTCGGTCGCTTCCGCGATGCCGAAGACCCCGATCTCGACCGGATCGAGGGCCTCATGGGCCTGTCGCTGCCGTTCCGCAGCGACTTCATGCGCGGGTTCCGCGGCTACGACGTGCGCGCGGCCGAGACGGGCTGGACGCGGACTTCCGCCTGCATGCTGTCGGACTGGTCCGGCGCCCGGCTGCACGCCGCGACGATCGCGCCGCATCGGCAGGGAGCCTCAGCGCCGAAGTGGAGCTTCGGCCGTGAATGGTTGGTCGACCAGGCGGCGGCGGAAGTCGATCTGACCGCGCTCGGCGTCTGGATCGAGCCCGGCGCCGGCTCGCCGCTCTGGTCGAGCCTGACGGTGCCCTGGTCCGGCGACATCAGCCACTGGACCGACAGCGCGGACGTGATCCGCCGGCGCGCGATCGCGACCGCCCTCGACGGCCGGCGCTGCTGGGTCCGCTTCGAGGATGACGACGGCACGATCGGCCATGCCCGGGCACGGGTGCGGGCGGTCGCCGCGCAGGTCGGCGGGGAATACCGCGTCGCCGGCCAGGACTGGACCTGCCGGACCGACAGCCCGACCGCGGCGCTGGTCTCGGCCCTGACCCGCTTCGGGGATGGGTTCGGCGACAGCGCCGGGGCCGGCCGGACCGCGACCCGCATGGGGCTCCTGTTCGATGCCGAGCCGGTCGAGGGCCTGAAGCCGGCCATTCCCTGGGCCGGCCCGTACGACCTCGCCGGCGGCGTGCTGGTCGAGGATCCGCCCGCACCCGACCGCCTGGTCGCCGAGACCGCCTGCGCCATTCCCTTCGGCCGGACCGTGCGCGAACAGGTCCGCTTTCTCCTGAGGCTCTGATGTACGAGCACCCCTCCGGTCTGCCCTCGACCTACGACCGCGCGGCGTCCGGCCCGAACCGCGCGCGGCTCCTGTTCGCCGAGGGGGCTTTCCTGCAGGGCGCCGACCTCAACGAGTTGCAGACCGTCATCGAGCGCCGCGGCCGCCGGGTCGGCGACATGGTCGCCCGCGACGGCGACCGGATCGACGGCGCCGGCATCACGGTCGACACGGAAGCCGGCACCGTGTCGCTCGCCGCCGGCCGCATCTATGTGCGCGGCGATGTCCGGCCGGTCGCGGCCGCGATCCTGACGGCCGTGCCGATGACCGGCGAGATCGTGATCGGCGTGCGCCTGGTCACCGTCCTGGTGACGGCCGAGGACGACCTCAGCCTCAACGGCCTGGAGCCCGGCTCGCTCGCCGAGGGCGAACCCGGGGCGGCCCGCCAGGAGGAGACCATCGCCTGGGCGCGCGCCGGCGTCGCCGGACCCGGCGACTTCTACGGCGTCTATGTGCTGCGGGACGGATCGCCGATCGACCAGACCCCGCCGGCCGAACTCTCCGGCGTCAATGCCGCCATCGCGCTCTACGACCGCCAGGCCCACGGCAACTATATCGTCGACGGCTGCGAGGTGACGGCGCTCGGCCGGGTCGGCACCGACCAGATCTTCTCGATCGCCGCCGGCGTCGCCAACATCCAGGGCTTCAAGCGCACGCGTGAGACGTCGCTGCGCCATGCCGAGCCCGAGGCCCCGGACCTGCAGGCGATCGCGGCCGAGCCGCAGACCTTCGTCGCCGATGGCACGCCGATCGCGATCGCACAGCCGCCGATCGCCGCCGTCACCGCGGCCATCATCGTGCGCCAGGTCACTGAGACCGTGGTGCGCGGTGCCATCGCCGGCGGCATGGACGTGCTCGCCCATACCTCGGTCGTGTCGATCCAGTCCATCACGCAAGGTGCGACCACCTTCGCGGTCGGGACCTATGCGCTCGCCGGCAATGCTGTCTCCTGGGCGCCGGCCGGATCCGAGCCGGCGATCGGCTCGACCTATTCGGTGACCTATCGCTTCAACGACCCCGTCACCCCTTCGGCCGTCGACGACACGACCGTGACGCTCGCCGGCGCCGTCCCGGGCTCGACCTGCCTGATCAGCTACACCTCGAAGCTGCCTCGCATCGACCTGATCTGCCTCGACGCCTCGGGCCGGCCGGTCACCGTCAAGGGGCTCTCGGCCCGGTCCGGCGCCGTGCCGCCGATCGCGCCCTCGTCGCTCCTGGCGCTCGCCGAGGTCTCCAACACCTGGCTGGGCAAGCCCACGGTCAAGAACAACGGCACCCACAACGTGCCCTATTGGCTGATGGCGCGGTACTTCAACCGGCTCTTCGACATCCTCGAGCAGTTCGATCGCGAGGCCGAGGCCCGCGACATTCTGGAGCGCGAGCCGGTCTCCAAGCGCGGCATCTTCACCGACACCTTCTCGGACGACTTCTATCGCGACCCCGGCGTCGCCCAGACGGCGGCGATCGGCGGCGGCACCCTTCGCCTGGCGGTCGATCCGGTGCTGTTGCGCGCCTACCTGACCGCACCGGTGACGCTCGACTGGACCGAGGAGGTGGTGGTCCGGCAGGAACTCCGCACCGGGGCCAAGAAGATCAACCCCTTCATCAATCTCAACCCGATGCCGGCGGCCTTGAAGATCGAGCCGCCGGTCGACTTCTGGGTCGAGAGCGAGACCGAATGGACCTCGCCGGCGACGATGGAGTTCGCCGGCACCGCATCGCCGGCCGTGCCGTCCTCGGCGCTCGGCCGCCGGCTCCTGTCCGGCTCGGCCGTGACCAGCGAGACCACGGTCACCGACATCGTCTCGCAGCGCACGGAAGAGGCCGAACGCCTGCGGCAGATCGAGATCCTGTGGGAGCTGCGCGGCTTCATTCC of the Prosthecodimorpha staleyi genome contains:
- a CDS encoding phage tail protein: MTAHVEGLPANATDVEMVLAAVLDPHARLADAVEAIRVADQAPPVSFLPFRVWELGLGELTPYVPNVFALIAEGVRWQRVRGTRAAIDRALTWLGYAGTLEWQPTRRRWWNGVQLALGRFRDAEDPDLDRIEGLMGLSLPFRSDFMRGFRGYDVRAAETGWTRTSACMLSDWSGARLHAATIAPHRQGASAPKWSFGREWLVDQAAAEVDLTALGVWIEPGAGSPLWSSLTVPWSGDISHWTDSADVIRRRAIATALDGRRCWVRFEDDDGTIGHARARVRAVAAQVGGEYRVAGQDWTCRTDSPTAALVSALTRFGDGFGDSAGAGRTATRMGLLFDAEPVEGLKPAIPWAGPYDLAGGVLVEDPPAPDRLVAETACAIPFGRTVREQVRFLLRL
- a CDS encoding DUF4815 domain-containing protein; translation: MYEHPSGLPSTYDRAASGPNRARLLFAEGAFLQGADLNELQTVIERRGRRVGDMVARDGDRIDGAGITVDTEAGTVSLAAGRIYVRGDVRPVAAAILTAVPMTGEIVIGVRLVTVLVTAEDDLSLNGLEPGSLAEGEPGAARQEETIAWARAGVAGPGDFYGVYVLRDGSPIDQTPPAELSGVNAAIALYDRQAHGNYIVDGCEVTALGRVGTDQIFSIAAGVANIQGFKRTRETSLRHAEPEAPDLQAIAAEPQTFVADGTPIAIAQPPIAAVTAAIIVRQVTETVVRGAIAGGMDVLAHTSVVSIQSITQGATTFAVGTYALAGNAVSWAPAGSEPAIGSTYSVTYRFNDPVTPSAVDDTTVTLAGAVPGSTCLISYTSKLPRIDLICLDASGRPVTVKGLSARSGAVPPIAPSSLLALAEVSNTWLGKPTVKNNGTHNVPYWLMARYFNRLFDILEQFDREAEARDILEREPVSKRGIFTDTFSDDFYRDPGVAQTAAIGGGTLRLAVDPVLLRAYLTAPVTLDWTEEVVVRQELRTGAKKINPFINLNPMPAALKIEPPVDFWVESETEWTSPATMEFAGTASPAVPSSALGRRLLSGSAVTSETTVTDIVSQRTEEAERLRQIEILWELRGFIPSEVLESLTFDGLDVMPAGPAPVTPSTGILSGSFTIPAGVPAGRKLVVARGAAGSVATALFVGSGAIEVTVARRVTLIARPTVTTTSGGVEAGGDGNDADPLGQSFALDAMRQLVGLDVVFTVAGDRGNGVRLQLAEDDAGVPGTDLVAEGFVPMGPVALNAWTPIRFAAPVSQPASLYRWAVLMTDDPDHAVGVARVGEADIATQVYVGAQPYTTGVLVESSNRRTWSADQFADLTMRVVAARYAATTKRVLLGAVVLDAVSDIVIRAAIELPTEACSVHFEITRPGGEVIRLAPDQIVQWPDYRSETVTLEMVLVGTETLSPIVYPGILLACGRIRTEGTYVTRVFDMGTAVRVTAVFAALLPAGSAVAAAVDAADGVWTALTPGTAGTLGGGWTEPKHEKTPHTAASGGRVKLTLTGGPGARPAVARLRAYSV